In the Candidatus Saccharimonas aalborgensis genome, one interval contains:
- the ligA gene encoding NAD-dependent DNA ligase LigA, with amino-acid sequence MTIQNQPKLAEARIRVEKLRELINDYRYHYHVLDESILSEAAADSLKHELSQLEDWYPELITADSPTQRVAGTALDSFSKVTHQTPMISLADVFDRDEVIAWVARMKRVLPTVGDEFLCDIKMDGLASALIYQDGVLVQAVTRGDSRVGEDVTANVRTINNVPLRLRANQKFAHFLRGRTEIRGEIVMFKEDFEMLNRARERSGEPLYKNPRNLAAGTIRQLDPKLVAERPLNFVGYDIIRDDLADTPTIAFGYAMLMELGITTSKQTRVVRGVAEIMEYVRHLDKIRSGLPFNTDGAVIKVNNRTEFARLGIVGKTPRAAIAYKFAAEETTTIVKDIVISIGRTGAATPVAVFDPVQIAGTTVQHASLHNADEIARLDVRIGDTVVIYKAGDIIPQVQQVLVELRPNNVAPFEYERELARQYPELEFERQEGEVVYRAKGLTGPLILKRSLQHFASKGALDIETLGEKNVEALVDAELVNDIADIYRLTYEQLLGLERFAAISAQKMINAIAASKKPPLERFVFGLGIRHVGVQTAIDLVKQFKSLDALRYATINQLRSVDGVGDVVAESVAAWFADEDNELLLSKFEQYDVTPFYEEKSGKLINMSFVVTGTLTSMGRDEAADLIRTLGGTFQTTVGKDTDYLVVGGKVGASKLKKAQSYGTKVIDETAFLALIDK; translated from the coding sequence ATGACGATACAAAACCAGCCTAAGCTTGCTGAGGCGCGGATTCGGGTCGAAAAACTGCGCGAGCTAATCAATGATTATCGGTACCACTATCACGTTCTTGATGAGTCAATTTTGAGTGAAGCGGCAGCCGATAGCTTGAAGCACGAGTTGTCTCAACTTGAAGATTGGTACCCGGAGCTTATTACAGCCGATAGCCCAACGCAACGTGTCGCCGGGACAGCACTCGATTCATTTTCAAAGGTCACTCACCAGACACCAATGATAAGTCTCGCTGATGTGTTTGACCGCGACGAAGTTATCGCGTGGGTTGCTCGTATGAAACGCGTCTTACCTACAGTCGGTGATGAATTTCTCTGCGACATAAAAATGGATGGGTTGGCTTCTGCGCTGATATACCAAGACGGAGTATTGGTGCAGGCAGTAACGCGAGGTGATAGTCGAGTTGGCGAAGACGTAACGGCAAATGTCCGTACGATAAATAATGTGCCACTACGGCTGAGAGCAAATCAAAAGTTTGCTCATTTTTTGAGAGGCCGTACCGAGATTCGTGGCGAAATCGTCATGTTTAAAGAAGATTTTGAAATGCTTAATAGAGCGCGTGAACGAAGCGGTGAGCCACTTTACAAAAATCCACGCAACTTGGCAGCAGGTACCATTCGGCAACTTGATCCAAAGCTAGTCGCCGAACGACCACTTAATTTCGTGGGGTATGACATTATTCGTGATGATTTGGCTGACACGCCAACAATTGCATTTGGTTACGCGATGCTCATGGAGTTAGGGATAACAACAAGTAAACAGACAAGAGTGGTTCGCGGCGTAGCAGAAATCATGGAGTATGTACGCCATCTAGATAAGATTCGATCAGGCCTGCCCTTTAACACAGACGGTGCCGTCATTAAGGTCAATAATCGTACCGAGTTTGCGAGACTGGGTATAGTGGGTAAAACACCTCGAGCAGCAATCGCGTATAAGTTCGCAGCCGAGGAGACAACAACTATTGTAAAGGATATCGTTATTTCGATTGGTCGTACTGGCGCAGCGACGCCTGTGGCTGTCTTTGATCCCGTACAAATTGCCGGCACAACGGTACAACATGCGAGTCTGCACAATGCCGACGAGATTGCACGACTCGATGTACGCATTGGAGATACGGTGGTGATTTATAAGGCAGGAGATATTATTCCGCAGGTACAACAGGTGCTCGTGGAGCTTCGTCCCAATAATGTAGCGCCCTTTGAGTATGAACGTGAGCTTGCTAGGCAGTATCCTGAATTGGAGTTTGAGCGACAAGAAGGCGAGGTAGTCTATCGGGCAAAAGGCTTGACAGGACCACTGATTCTCAAACGATCGTTGCAACATTTTGCAAGTAAGGGCGCACTTGATATCGAAACGCTGGGTGAAAAAAATGTCGAAGCGCTTGTCGATGCCGAGCTTGTAAACGACATCGCAGACATCTATCGGTTGACGTACGAGCAACTACTGGGACTCGAACGATTTGCGGCTATTTCTGCACAAAAAATGATTAACGCAATTGCTGCGTCAAAAAAGCCGCCACTTGAACGCTTCGTCTTTGGCCTTGGCATCAGGCATGTCGGCGTGCAAACGGCGATTGATTTGGTAAAGCAGTTTAAATCACTGGATGCACTTCGCTATGCTACGATTAACCAGCTGCGCTCAGTTGATGGCGTCGGCGATGTGGTAGCCGAGAGTGTTGCCGCATGGTTTGCTGATGAAGATAACGAATTACTACTTTCTAAGTTTGAGCAGTACGATGTCACTCCTTTCTACGAAGAAAAATCAGGAAAGTTGATAAATATGTCATTTGTTGTGACTGGTACGCTTACTTCAATGGGACGTGACGAGGCGGCTGATCTTATACGGACATTAGGCGGCACCTTTCAGACAACAGTCGGTAAAGATACAGATTACCTGGTTGTCGGAGGTAAGGTTGGTGCAAGTAAACTGAAAAAGGCTCAGTCGTATGGTACGAAGGTTATTGATGAAACGGCATTCCTCGCGCTCATTGATAAGTAA
- a CDS encoding M48 family metalloprotease, which produces MYKAIAANKRNTVMIMTVFVGFVGAIGWLVGAINGQSSIGIGVLVVAGVYALIQYVIADKLALVTTGAREITKADSPRLWRTVENLSITTGMPMPKVCLIDDPSPNAFATGRDPEHAVVAATTGLLEIMDNRELTAVIAHEMGHVRNYDIRVSMIAFGLVSAIGLLSDMAFRLMWFGGDDREDNANSPLFYVIGFVLILISPLIAAMIQMAISRQREYLADATGVFSTRDPEGLASALEKLMEYGQPMRRQSTSTAHLFFSNPLKPGLIAQLFSTHPPLEARIARLKKDMHKW; this is translated from the coding sequence ATGTATAAGGCAATCGCAGCAAACAAACGAAATACCGTCATGATTATGACGGTATTCGTTGGATTTGTGGGTGCTATTGGGTGGCTCGTGGGTGCAATCAATGGACAGTCAAGTATAGGAATTGGTGTACTCGTTGTTGCTGGTGTATACGCATTGATTCAGTACGTCATTGCCGATAAGCTAGCGCTCGTAACAACTGGTGCGCGGGAAATCACCAAAGCAGACAGTCCTCGTCTATGGCGTACTGTCGAAAATCTATCGATCACCACAGGCATGCCAATGCCAAAAGTATGTCTTATCGATGACCCTTCACCAAATGCGTTCGCGACTGGTCGTGATCCCGAACATGCAGTAGTGGCGGCAACAACAGGATTACTCGAGATCATGGACAACCGCGAGCTGACGGCGGTGATTGCTCACGAGATGGGTCATGTGCGCAACTACGATATACGTGTTAGCATGATTGCGTTTGGTTTGGTGAGTGCTATCGGCCTCTTGTCGGACATGGCATTTCGCCTGATGTGGTTTGGGGGAGACGACCGCGAAGACAACGCAAACAGCCCACTGTTTTATGTGATTGGCTTTGTGCTGATACTTATATCACCGCTTATTGCCGCGATGATCCAGATGGCGATCAGCCGCCAGCGCGAATATCTGGCCGACGCCACAGGAGTGTTTTCAACACGTGATCCTGAGGGGTTGGCAAGCGCGCTCGAAAAACTTATGGAATATGGTCAACCGATGCGTCGTCAAAGCACCTCGACTGCTCACTTGTTTTTTTCTAATCCGTTGAAGCCGGGTCTCATCGCCCAGCTTTTTAGTACGCACCCTCCTCTCGAGGCAAGGATAGCTCGTCTCAAGAAGGATATGCACAAGTGGTGA
- a CDS encoding LemA family protein produces the protein MDPVTVTLLIVGGVVVLLVLFVWATYNGLVKLKVRVDEAWSDITVQLKRRTDLIPNLVEAVKGYAAHEKQVFENVTEARANVVNASSQGPKATAQAENQFEGALKSLFAVAENYPQLKANENFLQLQNELVDTEDKIQAARRFYNGGVSSLNTKIQMFPANTIAGMLGFKQREFFEVEDRAAVEKPVEVKF, from the coding sequence ATGGATCCAGTAACAGTAACCTTACTCATCGTGGGCGGTGTGGTTGTTTTGCTTGTCCTCTTTGTTTGGGCAACGTACAACGGTCTTGTCAAACTCAAAGTACGTGTCGATGAAGCGTGGAGCGATATCACCGTCCAGCTTAAGCGGCGTACCGACCTTATTCCAAATCTTGTAGAGGCGGTTAAAGGCTACGCAGCGCACGAGAAACAAGTATTTGAAAATGTCACCGAAGCCAGGGCAAACGTTGTCAATGCCAGCTCTCAGGGGCCAAAAGCAACTGCTCAAGCAGAAAATCAATTCGAGGGTGCTCTCAAGAGCCTTTTTGCGGTAGCAGAGAACTATCCTCAGCTCAAGGCAAATGAAAACTTCCTCCAACTGCAAAACGAGCTGGTTGATACCGAGGATAAGATACAGGCAGCACGACGCTTCTACAATGGTGGTGTTAGCAGCCTCAACACTAAGATTCAGATGTTCCCGGCAAATACGATTGCAGGTATGCTTGGTTTCAAGCAACGCGAGTTCTTTGAGGTCGAGGATCGCGCAGCTGTTGAGAAACCCGTTGAAGTCAAGTTCTAG